A region of Teretinema zuelzerae DNA encodes the following proteins:
- a CDS encoding DUF3363 domain-containing protein, whose amino-acid sequence MAKHFIGVEDYEISPTWKSPRKKRSSLALGLTALYVLRKYRAGKKSSSGSGGRKYGTRTSIDTRQRCTVKMHYSKSMEAHKEQINRYLVKEGKGKDGNAPTLYGTSEVEYRKNMTDKNFRIFLSPSSNKVPLETLAKTFIASLESQTGYSLFWVAANHYDTAHHHVHLLINGKDKDGKDVFIPPDVVKTFMRENARNICTSLIGSRTKEDMALERKGQLTANRYTILDDKIKEQLTDFKIVPRLTTRDAESISMRLTHLQALHLCKFKDGQYIFVPEWESLLRTNGRYNAFLSARKTLVHTEEQNLNLYDASQGKVSGIVTKIFKTDEVSDNHALVLESINGKAYFIPLYSRPRISGGQIIEVIPERNQRGRLTPTMNKKSHTDLLVECEQHDYRKGYAVSVRGNAQGREGPEKTL is encoded by the coding sequence ATGGCAAAACACTTTATTGGTGTTGAAGATTATGAGATTAGTCCAACCTGGAAATCGCCAAGGAAAAAAAGAAGTAGTCTTGCACTCGGACTGACTGCTCTATACGTACTTCGGAAGTACCGCGCAGGGAAGAAAAGTAGTTCTGGTAGTGGTGGAAGAAAATATGGCACAAGAACTTCGATAGATACTCGACAGAGATGCACAGTCAAAATGCATTACTCGAAGAGTATGGAGGCACATAAAGAGCAAATAAATCGGTATTTGGTGAAGGAAGGGAAAGGGAAAGATGGTAACGCACCGACCCTATACGGTACTTCAGAGGTTGAGTATAGAAAAAATATGACAGACAAGAATTTTCGAATATTTTTGAGTCCTTCATCAAATAAGGTTCCACTTGAAACTCTTGCAAAGACCTTCATCGCTTCCCTTGAATCTCAAACAGGTTATTCACTATTCTGGGTAGCTGCAAATCACTATGATACAGCCCATCATCATGTACACCTTCTGATTAATGGGAAAGATAAGGATGGAAAGGATGTATTCATCCCTCCCGATGTGGTTAAGACTTTTATGCGTGAGAATGCACGGAACATTTGCACATCGTTAATTGGATCTCGCACGAAGGAAGATATGGCCTTGGAACGTAAAGGACAACTTACTGCGAATCGGTATACCATCCTTGATGACAAAATTAAAGAACAACTTACGGACTTCAAGATTGTTCCACGTTTAACTACTCGAGATGCTGAGAGTATAAGTATGCGACTTACGCATCTTCAGGCGCTACATCTGTGTAAGTTCAAAGATGGTCAATACATATTTGTTCCCGAATGGGAATCATTACTACGAACGAATGGTCGATATAATGCTTTTCTTTCTGCGCGAAAGACACTTGTACATACAGAAGAACAAAATCTCAATCTCTATGATGCCTCCCAGGGAAAGGTCTCTGGTATTGTGACAAAGATATTCAAAACAGATGAAGTATCAGATAATCATGCACTAGTTCTTGAGTCTATCAATGGGAAGGCATACTTCATTCCGCTTTACTCAAGACCCAGGATTTCCGGAGGACAAATAATTGAAGTTATTCCTGAAAGAAATCAACGAGGTCGCCTAACCCCGACAATGAATAAGAAGAGTCATACCGATTTGCTCGTAGAATGTGAACAACATGACTATAGAAAAGGATATGCCGTCTCTGTGCGAGGTAACGCACAAGGACGCGAAGGACCTGAGAAAACGCTATAA
- a CDS encoding type IV secretory system conjugative DNA transfer family protein yields the protein MATNSSEFLRGKPTSGNREQLFAAVNKICAFIIIFAGLWVSTQYFAFLIGYDPLLIGYPFIIIREEWLNGGSYPLYEPWKYLLWLFAFFKDAELTYLLKKALVPWLAVSFFAVILYTVITYFRGFRQAAENIFGTARWGKIKDLKKEGLLRNDTGIVIGQLVNADVSATLNKKEGSVSLHLKKPSELITQVGITNVLLAAPTRSGKGVSTGISTILFDDKESMFILDFKGENFEKTSGYRSTLGPVYRYSPIDTLGHSFNPLMEVPGGKDAYSYVNLIADIVLTPQAGKSNSDANTEHFRKAAVAFLTGVIFHVIGSDYPDKSLPGVYKFLSSVNPDKPEDDTYPLTLMINGVHCDQEVHERVVTAAANQLKRSEKERSGVWSTTINGLEVYDDSYVRECSRSHDFYLDEFEKTDKPITLYFIMEYGHVERLAQIIRIFVMLMIRKFSAGKTSHGKRKMKIPVLLVLDEFDKLGKYNELQQSMGILAGYGLHFLLMIQSSSQLVDIYGKNNQFFAHCKNIIVYAPGEIESGRIVSEMIGKESIWKSSTSTSGTRFSVGLDNLNISGNEQERNLINPDEVMKLPPDQFILLTQGRPPYLGKKCVYYEQSPFKNRLLPPAFTDKKGAMKQCAHNVVRNSGRRWFDLPLFTCLEKTSEVVVDERLIDPWFTNRIRDSEVQKLASQAAESEAPSDSFYADVPDGSPLIQEETYTPNLIGL from the coding sequence ATGGCTACAAACTCATCAGAATTCCTTCGCGGAAAACCGACTAGTGGGAACCGTGAACAACTGTTCGCAGCGGTTAATAAGATATGCGCATTTATTATCATATTTGCCGGGTTATGGGTTTCAACTCAGTATTTCGCCTTCCTTATCGGCTATGATCCTTTACTCATTGGCTATCCTTTCATAATCATTCGTGAAGAGTGGCTTAATGGCGGATCATATCCATTATATGAGCCCTGGAAGTATCTGCTCTGGCTCTTTGCATTCTTTAAGGATGCAGAACTAACCTATCTATTAAAGAAAGCCTTAGTTCCCTGGCTTGCGGTCTCCTTTTTTGCCGTAATCCTCTACACGGTCATCACCTATTTCCGTGGATTCAGACAAGCGGCTGAAAACATCTTTGGTACGGCTCGATGGGGTAAAATAAAGGATTTAAAGAAAGAAGGACTTTTAAGGAATGATACTGGAATTGTTATAGGCCAGTTAGTAAATGCTGATGTATCTGCAACTCTTAATAAAAAGGAAGGCTCTGTTTCATTACATCTGAAAAAACCATCTGAACTTATTACACAAGTTGGAATTACAAATGTGTTACTTGCAGCTCCAACAAGATCTGGTAAAGGTGTATCAACTGGCATTTCGACAATATTGTTCGATGATAAAGAATCAATGTTTATACTAGATTTCAAAGGCGAGAACTTTGAAAAAACTAGTGGTTATCGGTCAACTCTTGGTCCAGTATATCGTTATTCGCCTATTGATACATTAGGGCATAGTTTCAACCCCCTCATGGAAGTCCCGGGTGGAAAAGATGCTTATTCATATGTCAATCTTATCGCTGATATAGTTCTAACCCCTCAAGCAGGGAAGTCAAATAGCGACGCAAATACAGAACATTTCCGGAAGGCTGCTGTTGCCTTTTTGACAGGAGTTATCTTTCATGTAATTGGGTCTGACTATCCGGATAAAAGTCTGCCTGGTGTATATAAGTTTTTGTCCTCAGTTAATCCTGATAAACCAGAAGACGATACGTATCCTCTAACTCTTATGATTAATGGAGTTCATTGTGATCAAGAAGTACATGAACGTGTCGTTACAGCCGCAGCAAATCAATTAAAGCGTAGTGAGAAAGAAAGATCAGGCGTCTGGTCAACTACAATCAATGGTTTAGAGGTCTATGACGATTCGTATGTGCGCGAATGTTCAAGAAGCCATGATTTTTATTTGGATGAGTTTGAGAAAACAGATAAACCGATAACTTTGTACTTTATTATGGAATACGGTCATGTAGAACGATTGGCTCAGATTATACGTATATTTGTTATGCTTATGATTAGAAAATTTTCCGCAGGTAAAACAAGTCATGGGAAACGTAAAATGAAAATACCCGTTTTACTTGTACTTGATGAGTTCGATAAACTTGGAAAATATAACGAACTTCAACAAAGCATGGGAATTCTTGCAGGATACGGACTTCATTTTTTATTGATGATTCAATCATCGAGTCAACTTGTAGATATCTACGGAAAGAATAATCAATTTTTTGCTCATTGTAAAAATATAATAGTTTATGCACCAGGTGAAATAGAAAGTGGAAGAATCGTTTCTGAAATGATCGGAAAAGAATCGATTTGGAAATCGAGTACGTCCACGAGCGGCACCCGTTTCTCGGTTGGGCTTGATAACCTGAATATCTCGGGAAACGAGCAAGAGAGAAACCTTATAAACCCGGACGAAGTGATGAAGTTGCCACCCGACCAATTTATTCTTCTTACGCAAGGAAGGCCTCCTTATTTGGGAAAAAAATGCGTCTATTACGAGCAATCACCCTTCAAGAATCGACTGCTTCCTCCTGCCTTCACAGATAAAAAAGGTGCAATGAAACAATGTGCCCATAATGTCGTGCGGAATTCAGGCCGGCGCTGGTTCGATCTTCCCCTGTTTACCTGTCTTGAGAAGACCTCTGAAGTTGTTGTTGATGAACGCTTAATAGATCCATGGTTTACCAATCGAATCAGAGATAGTGAAGTACAGAAACTAGCTTCACAAGCCGCAGAAAGCGAAGCTCCTTCTGATTCTTTTTATGCAGATGTTCCGGATGGCTCTCCTCTAATCCAGGAAGAGACATACACCCCAAATCTTATAGGACTATAA
- a CDS encoding ribbon-helix-helix domain-containing protein — MDVISSTGEVSRFRLSREQKKEIDAYCARHRIESRSEFYRFAISQALRPEIEDPDLIFASLKHLHDTMNTVARQQEVLFSYITFLARHFLSYHAEIPNELKEAASISAVERFERVFKSYQASLKNSPSMFESLLADFFEEH, encoded by the coding sequence ATGGATGTAATTTCGTCGACAGGTGAAGTTTCACGATTTCGTCTTTCCCGGGAACAAAAGAAAGAAATCGATGCGTATTGCGCCCGGCATCGCATTGAATCGCGCTCTGAGTTTTATCGCTTTGCTATTTCGCAAGCCCTCCGCCCGGAGATTGAAGATCCTGACTTAATATTTGCATCATTAAAGCATCTACATGATACAATGAATACTGTAGCCCGCCAGCAGGAAGTTCTTTTTAGCTATATCACATTTCTCGCAAGGCATTTCCTTTCATATCATGCAGAAATTCCAAATGAGCTAAAAGAAGCGGCCTCTATCTCAGCTGTTGAGCGCTTTGAACGTGTTTTCAAGAGCTATCAAGCAAGTCTAAAAAACTCTCCGTCCATGTTTGAATCTCTCCTTGCTGACTTCTTTGAGGAACACTAA
- a CDS encoding ATPase, T2SS/T4P/T4SS family: MNADAQKEIRERQLANLYGELESLLPVFENKELTDIFIYGDGSVRAEHFLEGRIDAGIQVNETARYNIIHYLSAMADSSIDTWSNPTLEGILPGYNFRVTAVIPPWVKSPEITFRRPPVKIFSLEEYRDTGRMTDMQYKEVVAAIERKDNILIGGGTGSGKTTFTNACIKKMSEFTPHDRFLIIEDTPELQCHAEDLTQLYIRKDQAALAVRFALRWFPKRIIFGELRSGDVARELLECWNTGHPGNVTTIHADSAQSMLTRFRGMLSEVITGTLPDVSETIQVCVHLKRKAGFGPMVEEVLHTRQIAKLLDTIEKQRSSEAFVMSEYNDYLHATLNAE; this comes from the coding sequence ATGAACGCCGACGCCCAAAAAGAAATACGGGAAAGACAGTTAGCAAATCTTTATGGTGAGCTAGAAAGTCTTCTTCCTGTCTTTGAGAACAAGGAGCTGACCGACATTTTCATTTATGGCGATGGAAGTGTTCGGGCTGAGCATTTTCTTGAAGGGCGAATCGATGCAGGAATACAGGTTAATGAAACCGCACGATATAACATCATACATTATCTCTCTGCAATGGCAGATTCAAGCATTGATACATGGTCAAATCCTACCTTAGAAGGAATCCTTCCCGGCTATAATTTTCGTGTGACAGCAGTCATTCCACCATGGGTTAAATCCCCGGAGATCACCTTCCGCAGACCTCCGGTAAAGATATTCTCTTTAGAAGAGTATCGAGACACAGGACGAATGACAGACATGCAATATAAGGAGGTCGTAGCGGCAATAGAAAGGAAAGATAATATCCTCATCGGTGGAGGGACAGGATCAGGGAAGACAACCTTTACGAATGCGTGTATCAAGAAAATGAGCGAGTTTACTCCTCATGACAGATTTCTGATTATAGAAGACACTCCAGAACTACAATGCCATGCAGAAGACCTTACGCAACTATACATCAGAAAAGATCAAGCAGCTTTGGCTGTTCGTTTTGCTCTTCGTTGGTTTCCAAAAAGAATCATTTTTGGAGAACTTCGATCTGGCGATGTTGCAAGAGAACTCCTTGAATGCTGGAATACTGGACATCCGGGGAATGTTACCACCATTCATGCAGACTCAGCGCAATCAATGCTTACTCGTTTCCGTGGAATGCTTTCTGAAGTAATTACAGGAACACTTCCTGATGTAAGTGAGACGATACAGGTGTGTGTGCATCTCAAAAGAAAAGCAGGTTTCGGACCCATGGTAGAAGAAGTTCTTCATACAAGGCAGATTGCAAAGCTTCTCGATACCATAGAGAAACAGCGATCAAGCGAAGCATTTGTAATGAGTGAGTATAACGATTATCTCCATGCGACGCTCAATGCTGAATAA
- a CDS encoding TrbC/VirB2 family protein: MMNEKRLERKHMILCQIAFLLVLGAGLYAQSTVVIPGEVQTTLEEVRNAFTGDLARILVGIFFAGSCIAYAYNKDNEKMKAKMIAVMIGSGLLALSQSIVDNVMKMGS; encoded by the coding sequence ATGATGAACGAAAAGCGTCTTGAGAGAAAACACATGATTTTGTGCCAGATTGCATTCTTACTGGTACTTGGTGCCGGACTATATGCGCAAAGTACCGTTGTGATTCCAGGTGAGGTGCAGACTACCCTCGAAGAGGTTCGTAATGCATTTACTGGAGATCTTGCCCGTATTCTCGTTGGTATTTTCTTTGCCGGAAGTTGTATTGCATATGCGTACAACAAAGACAATGAAAAGATGAAAGCGAAAATGATTGCGGTTATGATCGGCTCTGGACTTCTTGCGTTATCACAGTCAATTGTTGATAACGTGATGAAAATGGGCTCCTAA